A genomic window from Streptomyces sp. NBC_01429 includes:
- a CDS encoding ABC transporter ATP-binding protein, producing the protein MAEPEPTPTVVVDGVHITYKVHGTKGGRGSATSALSRIVSRKSAPGVREVHAVKGVSFAAYKGEAIGLIGSNGSGKSTLLKAIAGLLPPSHGRVFTRGQPSLLGVNAALMSDLTGERNVILGGLAMGMSREQVRTRYDDIVEFSGINEKGDFISLPMRTYSSGMGARLRFSIAAAKSHDVLLIDEALSTGDAKFQRRSQRRISELREEAGTVFLVSHSNQSILDTCDRAIWLESGTLRMDGPVAEVIAAYDEFTGKGGKGAEGAEGGKRG; encoded by the coding sequence GTGGCTGAGCCCGAGCCCACCCCCACCGTCGTCGTCGACGGCGTGCACATCACCTACAAGGTCCACGGCACCAAGGGCGGCCGGGGCAGCGCCACTTCCGCGCTCAGCCGCATCGTCTCGCGCAAGTCGGCCCCCGGCGTACGCGAGGTGCACGCCGTCAAGGGCGTCAGCTTCGCCGCGTACAAGGGCGAGGCCATCGGCCTGATCGGCTCCAACGGATCCGGCAAGTCGACGCTGCTCAAGGCCATCGCGGGGCTGCTGCCGCCGTCGCACGGCAGGGTCTTCACCCGGGGGCAGCCCTCGCTCCTCGGGGTCAACGCGGCGCTGATGAGCGATCTGACCGGCGAGCGCAACGTCATCCTCGGCGGGCTGGCCATGGGCATGTCGCGGGAGCAGGTCCGTACCCGCTACGACGACATCGTGGAGTTCTCCGGGATCAACGAGAAGGGCGACTTCATCTCGCTGCCGATGCGCACGTACTCCTCGGGCATGGGCGCCCGGCTGCGCTTCTCGATCGCCGCCGCCAAGAGCCACGACGTCCTGCTGATCGACGAGGCACTGTCCACCGGCGACGCCAAGTTCCAGCGCCGCAGCCAGCGGCGCATCAGCGAACTGCGCGAGGAGGCGGGCACCGTCTTCCTCGTCAGCCACAGCAACCAGTCCATCCTGGACACCTGCGACCGGGCGATCTGGCTGGAGTCGGGAACGCTGCGGATGGACGGCCCCGTGGCGGAGGTCATCGCGGCGTACGACGAGTTCACCGGAAAGGGCGGCAAGGGCGCCGAAGGCGCCGAGGGCGGGAAGAGGGGCTGA
- a CDS encoding carbohydrate ABC transporter permease yields MTSPVKGGAAAAPPAPRTRKSVTGTRKIVAVGFLLPALVLLGALVVYPIGFSVYRSFFDKSGSNFAGLDNYVELFTDDTILTAVKNNAIWVVVAPTVATALGLIFAVLTERVRWGTAFKLIVFMPMAISMLAAGIIFRLVYEQDPGRGIANAVVVGVHDTFSDSAGYPKAHPLPVHPLKAGGGGTFVTKEPVRAGTEVLLPLVGVPPAKMPSDARPAQPAKTGDGTVTGTAWLDFTPGGGGKPNVIDPEELGLKGLTVEAVKDGKVVATTTAGADGRFSLPAAADGAQLRLPESNFKEPYNGVEWLGPSLVTPAIIGSYLWMWAGFAMVLIAAGLASVPRELMEAARVDGATEWQVFRRITVPLLAPVLAVVMVTLMINVLKIFDLVLIIPPGSSQADANVLALQLYRSSFGTDADLGVGSAIAVLLLLLVLPVMLFNIRRMRKETRR; encoded by the coding sequence ATGACTTCCCCGGTCAAGGGGGGCGCCGCAGCGGCGCCCCCCGCTCCCCGTACACGTAAGAGCGTGACAGGCACACGTAAAATCGTCGCGGTCGGCTTTCTGCTGCCCGCGCTGGTGCTGCTCGGCGCGCTCGTGGTCTACCCCATCGGGTTCTCGGTCTACCGGTCGTTCTTCGACAAGTCCGGCAGCAACTTCGCCGGACTCGACAACTATGTGGAGCTGTTCACCGACGACACGATCCTGACGGCGGTCAAGAACAACGCGATCTGGGTCGTCGTCGCCCCGACCGTCGCCACGGCGCTCGGGCTGATCTTCGCCGTACTCACCGAACGGGTGCGCTGGGGCACGGCCTTCAAGCTGATCGTCTTCATGCCGATGGCGATCTCGATGCTCGCCGCCGGCATCATCTTCCGGCTGGTGTACGAGCAGGACCCGGGCCGGGGCATCGCCAACGCGGTGGTGGTCGGGGTGCATGACACCTTCAGCGACTCGGCGGGCTATCCGAAGGCGCATCCGCTACCGGTGCATCCGCTCAAGGCGGGCGGCGGCGGCACGTTCGTCACCAAGGAACCCGTGCGGGCCGGTACGGAGGTGCTGCTGCCGCTCGTCGGGGTGCCCCCGGCCAAGATGCCCTCGGACGCGCGCCCGGCGCAGCCGGCGAAGACCGGGGACGGCACGGTCACCGGCACGGCCTGGCTGGACTTCACCCCAGGCGGCGGCGGGAAGCCCAACGTCATCGACCCCGAGGAGCTGGGACTCAAGGGGCTCACGGTGGAGGCGGTGAAGGACGGCAAGGTGGTCGCCACCACCACGGCGGGCGCCGACGGTAGGTTCAGCCTCCCCGCGGCCGCCGACGGAGCCCAGCTGCGGCTGCCCGAATCCAACTTCAAGGAGCCGTACAACGGGGTGGAGTGGCTCGGTCCCTCGCTGGTCACCCCGGCGATCATCGGCAGCTACCTGTGGATGTGGGCCGGGTTCGCGATGGTGCTGATCGCGGCGGGGCTGGCGAGCGTGCCCAGGGAGCTGATGGAGGCGGCGCGGGTGGACGGCGCCACCGAGTGGCAGGTCTTCCGCCGGATCACCGTGCCGCTGCTGGCCCCGGTCCTCGCGGTCGTCATGGTCACGCTGATGATCAACGTACTGAAGATCTTCGACCTGGTCCTGATCATTCCACCGGGCTCGTCCCAGGCCGACGCGAATGTGCTGGCGCTCCAGCTCTACCGCTCGTCGTTCGGCACGGACGCGGATCTCGGGGTCGGCAGCGCCATCGCCGTACTGCTGCTTCTGCTGGTGCTGCCGGTGATGCTGTTCAACATCCGGCGCATGCGGAAGGAGACCCGCCGATGA
- a CDS encoding ABC transporter permease, protein MSQTIASPSPPAPGSTAGTTPATTAGTTPGTDLTALALRHGLTVSGARPSLPEYVGRLWSRRHFITAFATARLTAQYSQAKLGQIWQIMTPLLNATVYYFIFGVLLDTKRNVPDFIPFLVTGVFIWTFTSNSIMAGTRAISGNLGLVRALHFPRAALPIALALQQLQQLLFSMGALVVILVCFGQYPRPSWLLAVPALLLQALFNTGVSLVVARLAAKTPDISQLMPFLLRTWMYVSGVMWSVDRVTNGDHLPHFVTVALECNPAAVYIDLMRFALIDSFTAGQLPPHIWTVALGWAALTAVGGFLFFWKAEEEYGRG, encoded by the coding sequence GTGAGCCAGACGATCGCATCGCCCTCCCCACCGGCCCCCGGGTCCACGGCCGGGACCACCCCCGCGACCACGGCCGGGACCACCCCCGGGACCGACCTCACCGCCCTGGCCCTGCGGCACGGCCTCACCGTGAGCGGCGCCCGCCCGTCCCTGCCGGAGTACGTCGGCCGGCTCTGGTCGCGGCGGCACTTCATCACCGCGTTCGCCACCGCGCGGCTGACCGCCCAGTACAGCCAGGCGAAGCTGGGCCAGATCTGGCAGATCATGACCCCGCTGCTCAACGCGACGGTCTACTACTTCATCTTCGGGGTCCTGCTCGACACCAAGCGGAACGTGCCGGACTTCATCCCGTTCCTGGTCACGGGCGTCTTCATCTGGACCTTCACCTCGAACTCGATCATGGCGGGCACCCGCGCGATCTCCGGCAACCTCGGTCTCGTCCGGGCCCTGCACTTCCCGCGCGCCGCCCTGCCGATCGCGCTCGCCCTCCAGCAGCTCCAGCAACTGCTGTTCTCGATGGGCGCGCTGGTGGTGATCCTGGTCTGCTTCGGCCAGTACCCGCGTCCCAGCTGGCTGCTCGCGGTGCCGGCGCTGCTGCTCCAGGCGCTGTTCAACACCGGCGTCTCGCTGGTCGTGGCGCGGCTGGCCGCCAAGACCCCCGACATCTCGCAGCTGATGCCGTTCCTGCTGCGCACCTGGATGTACGTGTCCGGGGTGATGTGGAGCGTCGACCGGGTGACGAACGGCGACCACCTGCCCCACTTCGTCACGGTGGCCCTGGAGTGCAACCCGGCCGCCGTCTACATCGACCTGATGCGCTTCGCGCTCATCGACAGCTTCACCGCCGGACAACTGCCCCCGCACATCTGGACCGTCGCCCTCGGCTGGGCGGCGCTCACGGCCGTCGGCGGATTTCTGTTCTTCTGGAAGGCCGAGGAGGAGTACGGACGTGGCTGA
- a CDS encoding dienelactone hydrolase family protein, producing MRFTSEQRLDDGVLEREFTLGEIPGILWTPAPAPASAPAPASAPAPAPLILLGHPPLGLRGMYPRLVARARHCAAEGFATATIELPGSGDRPRWPAVERARADLRRAMEAGEPVGDEIIDALILPLVDKAVPEWQAALDALLSLPGIGGPVGYSGGVISIGIRLAVVEPRVSAAVLFAGSFVPRALFEEARQVTVPLHVLLQWDDEGNDRQAALDLFDALGSKEKSLHAHMGGHTGVPRFAGDAAARFFTRHLR from the coding sequence ATGCGTTTCACTTCCGAGCAACGCCTCGACGACGGCGTCCTCGAACGCGAATTCACCCTCGGCGAGATCCCCGGCATTCTGTGGACACCCGCACCGGCACCCGCATCGGCACCCGCCCCCGCGTCAGCACCCGCACCGGCGCCGCTGATCCTGCTCGGCCACCCGCCCCTCGGGCTGCGCGGGATGTACCCCCGGCTGGTGGCCCGGGCCCGGCACTGCGCGGCGGAGGGCTTCGCCACGGCCACCATCGAGCTTCCCGGAAGCGGCGACCGGCCCCGTTGGCCCGCCGTCGAGCGGGCCCGCGCCGACCTGCGCCGGGCGATGGAGGCCGGCGAGCCGGTCGGCGACGAGATCATCGACGCCCTCATCCTCCCGCTGGTCGACAAGGCGGTCCCGGAATGGCAGGCCGCGCTGGACGCCCTTCTGTCGCTGCCCGGGATCGGCGGCCCGGTCGGGTACTCGGGGGGAGTGATCTCCATCGGCATCCGGCTGGCGGTGGTCGAGCCCCGCGTCTCGGCCGCCGTTCTGTTCGCCGGGAGTTTCGTGCCTCGCGCCCTGTTCGAGGAGGCCCGGCAGGTCACCGTCCCCCTGCACGTCCTGCTCCAGTGGGACGACGAAGGGAACGACCGGCAGGCGGCCCTGGACCTGTTCGACGCCCTCGGCTCCAAGGAGAAGTCCCTGCACGCCCATATGGGCGGGCACACCGGCGTCCCGCGGTTCGCGGGGGACGCCGCGGCCCGGTTCTTCACCCGGCATCTGAGGTGA
- a CDS encoding ABC transporter substrate-binding protein, with protein MRTTRTTSKVLGAGRGSGGGSGRTGPVSRRAAVALVAVGAVALSGCGGSDDDKGSGDATGKPPAVTVELPKLDGEKIQVAAVWTGSEQKNFTKVLTEFEKRTGATVTFVPAQDPIVNFLGTKIAGGSPPDVAMLPQVGAIQQAVEKKWAKPAGAEAKAQLEKNYGKGWQDLGAVDGEQYGVYFKAANKSLIWYNNAAFENAGASVPKTWKDFLSTAETISASGVTPVSVGGADGWTLTDWFENIYLSQAGPEKYDQLAKHEIKWTDGSVKDALTTLGQLFGKPSLISGGTDGALQTEFPTSVTQTFTGGDQPKGAMVFEGDFVGVNIAETDAKIGTDAKVFPFPAVGTDSPVVTGGDAAVALKDTKGAQALLTFLASADAAKIWAESGGFVSPNKSLDVAAYPNDVQRDIAKALIAAGDDFRFDMSDQMPQSFGGTPGKGEWKALQDFLKNPKDIAGVQRQLEAAAAKAYQS; from the coding sequence ATGCGCACAACTCGGACAACGAGCAAGGTTCTTGGTGCCGGAAGAGGTTCCGGCGGAGGATCCGGCCGGACAGGGCCGGTCTCCCGCCGGGCGGCCGTGGCGCTCGTCGCCGTCGGCGCGGTGGCCCTCAGCGGCTGCGGCGGCTCGGACGACGACAAGGGCTCGGGCGACGCCACGGGCAAGCCGCCGGCGGTCACGGTCGAACTGCCCAAGCTGGACGGCGAGAAGATCCAGGTCGCGGCCGTCTGGACCGGCTCGGAGCAGAAGAACTTCACGAAGGTGCTGACCGAGTTCGAGAAGCGCACCGGGGCGACGGTCACGTTCGTCCCCGCGCAGGACCCCATCGTCAACTTCCTCGGTACGAAGATAGCCGGGGGCAGTCCGCCCGACGTGGCGATGCTGCCGCAGGTCGGCGCGATCCAGCAGGCCGTCGAGAAGAAGTGGGCCAAGCCGGCCGGTGCCGAGGCCAAGGCCCAGCTGGAGAAGAACTACGGCAAGGGCTGGCAGGACCTCGGCGCGGTGGACGGCGAGCAGTACGGCGTCTACTTCAAGGCCGCCAACAAGTCGCTGATCTGGTACAACAACGCCGCGTTCGAGAACGCGGGCGCCTCCGTGCCCAAGACGTGGAAGGACTTCCTGTCGACGGCCGAGACGATCTCGGCCTCGGGCGTCACCCCGGTCTCGGTGGGCGGCGCCGACGGCTGGACCCTCACCGACTGGTTCGAGAACATCTATCTCTCGCAGGCGGGCCCGGAGAAGTACGACCAGCTGGCGAAGCACGAGATCAAGTGGACCGACGGGTCGGTGAAGGACGCGCTGACCACCCTCGGCCAGCTGTTCGGCAAGCCGAGCCTGATCTCGGGCGGCACGGACGGCGCGCTCCAGACGGAGTTCCCCACGTCCGTCACGCAGACGTTCACCGGTGGTGACCAGCCCAAGGGCGCGATGGTCTTCGAGGGCGACTTCGTCGGCGTCAACATCGCGGAGACCGACGCCAAGATCGGTACGGACGCGAAGGTCTTCCCGTTCCCGGCGGTCGGCACCGACTCGCCGGTGGTGACGGGCGGTGACGCGGCCGTGGCGCTCAAGGACACCAAGGGCGCGCAGGCGCTGCTGACCTTCCTGGCCTCCGCCGACGCGGCGAAGATCTGGGCGGAGTCGGGCGGCTTCGTCTCGCCCAACAAGTCCCTGGACGTCGCGGCTTACCCCAACGACGTGCAGCGCGACATCGCCAAGGCGCTGATCGCGGCGGGCGACGACTTCCGTTTCGACATGTCGGACCAGATGCCGCAGTCGTTCGGCGGGACGCCCGGCAAGGGCGAGTGGAAGGCTCTTCAGGACTTCCTGAAGAACCCGAAGGACATCGCGGGCGTCCAGCGGCAGCTGGAAGCGGCCGCGGCCAAGGCGTACCAGAGCTGA
- a CDS encoding TetR/AcrR family transcriptional regulator, with protein sequence MTTESRPPAAARTARRAPAGAAVLREEVTDAIRAAVFEELAAVGFARMSIEGIARRAGVGKTAVYRRWKSKLALVLDLVSAFAARGLPAPATGSLYGDVRALLEVAAHALRHPVASQVIPDLLVEAARHPEISDAIKAALLDGQQGIAAVIVREAVERGELPEGADPDRALDLIVGPLYWRLVVVRGELPKGYLDDLAASAVLALSR encoded by the coding sequence ATGACTACGGAATCCCGCCCCCCGGCCGCCGCCCGCACCGCTCGCCGTGCCCCGGCGGGCGCCGCCGTGCTCCGGGAAGAGGTGACCGACGCCATCCGCGCGGCCGTCTTCGAGGAGCTGGCCGCGGTCGGGTTCGCCCGGATGTCCATCGAGGGCATCGCGCGCCGCGCCGGTGTCGGCAAGACCGCCGTCTACCGCCGCTGGAAGTCCAAGCTGGCGCTCGTCCTCGATCTGGTCTCGGCCTTCGCGGCGCGGGGGCTGCCCGCCCCGGCGACCGGTTCGCTGTACGGGGACGTGCGCGCCCTGCTCGAAGTGGCCGCGCACGCGCTGCGCCACCCGGTCGCTTCGCAGGTCATCCCGGATCTGCTGGTGGAGGCGGCCCGGCACCCCGAGATCTCCGACGCGATCAAGGCGGCGCTGCTGGACGGACAGCAGGGCATCGCCGCGGTGATCGTCCGGGAGGCGGTGGAGCGCGGCGAGCTGCCGGAGGGCGCGGACCCCGACCGGGCCCTCGATCTGATCGTCGGACCGCTCTACTGGCGGCTCGTGGTGGTACGGGGCGAGCTGCCCAAGGGCTACCTGGACGATCTGGCGGCGTCCGCGGTGCTCGCGCTCAGCCGCTGA
- a CDS encoding carbohydrate ABC transporter permease — protein MTTQDTTVKAKPSLGGRIAAHAGGGVMRVFLVLVGLFWLMPTIGLLISSLRDSSDINASGWWKVFTAPAQLTTANYARLLENDTITNSLFSTIMITVPSTLLVVVIGSLAAYAFAWLDFPGRDWWFLAVVGLLVVPVQVALVPVAKLFGAIGIFETTFGVIIFHVSFGLPFAIFLLRNFFAEIPRELLEAARLDGAGELRLFTRVVMPLGGPAIASLGIFQFLWVWNDMLVALIFADSKNPPITVALQQQVRQFGNNIDVLAPGAFVSMIIPLVVFFAFQRQFVSGVMAGAVK, from the coding sequence ATGACCACTCAGGACACCACGGTCAAGGCGAAGCCGTCCCTCGGCGGCCGGATCGCGGCCCACGCGGGCGGCGGGGTGATGCGGGTCTTCCTCGTCCTCGTCGGCCTGTTCTGGCTGATGCCGACGATCGGCCTGCTGATCTCGTCGCTGCGCGACTCCTCGGACATCAACGCCAGCGGCTGGTGGAAGGTCTTCACGGCCCCCGCCCAGCTCACCACCGCGAACTACGCGCGGCTGCTGGAGAACGACACGATCACCAACTCGCTGTTCTCCACCATCATGATCACCGTTCCCTCGACGCTCCTGGTCGTGGTGATCGGCTCGCTCGCCGCGTACGCCTTCGCCTGGCTGGACTTTCCCGGCCGCGACTGGTGGTTCCTGGCGGTCGTGGGGCTGCTGGTGGTCCCCGTACAGGTCGCGCTGGTCCCGGTGGCGAAACTGTTCGGCGCCATAGGCATCTTTGAGACAACTTTCGGCGTGATCATCTTCCATGTCTCCTTCGGACTGCCCTTCGCGATCTTCCTGCTGCGGAACTTCTTCGCGGAGATCCCGAGGGAGCTGCTGGAGGCCGCCCGGCTCGACGGGGCGGGTGAGCTACGGCTGTTCACCCGGGTCGTGATGCCGCTCGGCGGGCCGGCGATCGCGTCGCTGGGCATCTTCCAGTTCCTGTGGGTGTGGAACGACATGCTGGTCGCACTGATCTTCGCGGACTCCAAGAACCCGCCGATCACGGTCGCGCTCCAGCAGCAGGTACGGCAGTTCGGCAACAACATCGATGTGCTGGCGCCGGGCGCGTTCGTCTCGATGATCATCCCGCTGGTCGTGTTCTTCGCGTTCCAGCGGCAGTTCGTGTCCGGCGTGATGGCGGGCGCGGTGAAGTAG